From a single Camarhynchus parvulus chromosome 6, STF_HiC, whole genome shotgun sequence genomic region:
- the RHOBTB1 gene encoding rho-related BTB domain-containing protein 1, which translates to MDIDMDYERPNVETIKCVVVGDNAVGKTRLICARACNTTLTQYQLLATHVPTVWAIDQYRVCQEVLERSRDVVDEVSVSLRLWDTFGDHHKDRRFAYGRSDVVVLCFSIANPNSLNHVKTMWYQEIKHFCPRTPVILVGCQLDLRYADLEAVNRARRPLARPIKRGDILPPERGREVAKELGIPYYETSVFDQFGIKDVFDNAIRAALISRRHLQFWKSHLKKVQKPLLQAPFLPPKAPPPVIKIPECPTPSMNEAGYLLDSPLCADVMFVLQEQDCIFAHKIYLATSSSKFYDLFLMECEESPYLDETQCNKENTNKDVLTSHLETNSDSDEASLKSLDVKIPPPESSESLNMLEPESGETNSAARSLSCWGKGFVSVHKEMQVNPVSKRTCPVTVVKMDSSVQAAPFKTVLQFLYTGQLDENEKDLTRLAQIAEILEVFDLRMMVENIMNKEAFMNQEITKAFHVRKANRIKECLCKGTFSDVTFKLDDGSIKAHKPLLICSCEWMSAMFGGSFIESSNSEVALPNINKTSMQAVLDYLYTKQLSSSQELDTLELIALANRFCLPHLIALAEQHAVQELTKASMSGVAIDGEVLSYLELAQFHNANQLAAWCLHYICTNYNSVCSKFRKEIKAKSSDNQEYFERHRWPPVWYLKEEDHYQRVKKEREKEDVALNKHHSKRKWCFWNSSAVVA; encoded by the exons ATGGACATTGACATGGACTACGAAAGACCCAACGTTGAAACTATCAAGTGTGTGGTGGTTGGAGATAATGCAGTGGGAAAGACTCGTCTGatctgtgccagagcctgcaACACAACCTTGACTCAGTATCAGCTGCTGGCAACGCACGTCCCGACCGTCTGGGCCATTGATCAGTACCGTGTCTGCCAGGAG GTCCTTGAACGCTCAAGAGATGTTGTGGATGAAGTGAGTGTTTCTCTCAGGCTGTGGGATACTTTTGGGGACCACCACAAAGACAGGCGCTTTGCTTATGGAAG GTCTGATGTTGTTGTTCTATGCTTTTCAATTGCTAATCCTAATTCCCTGAATCATGTGAAAACAATGTGGTATCAAGAAATCAAGCACTTCTGTCCTCGCACACCTGTCATCCTGGTGGGCTGCCAGCTGGATCTCCGCTATGCCGATCTCGAGGCTGTTAACAGAGCCAGACGGCCTCTGGCAAG GCCAATAAAAAGGGGAGACATTTTGCCaccagagagaggcagagaggtTGCCAAGGAACTTGGGATACCCTACTATGAAACCAGTGTATTTGACCAGTTTGGAATTAAAGATGTGTTTGACAATGCAATTAGAGCTGCCCTGATCTCCAGAAGACACCTTCAATTCTGGAAATCTCATTTGAAGAAGGTCCAAAAACCTTTGCTTCAGGCTCCATTCCTACCTCCAAAAGCCCCTCCTCCAGTTATCAAAATTCCTGAGTGTCCCACGCCAAGCATGAATGAAGCTGGATATTTATTGGACAGCCCGCTGTGTGCAGATGTCATGTTTGTTCTTCAGGAGCAGGACTGCATTTTTGCTCACAAGATTTACCTAGCTACCTCCTCTTCAAAGTTTTATGACCTTTTCTTAATGGAATGTGAGGAAAGTCCATACTTGGATGAAACACAGtgtaataaagaaaatacaaataaggATGTTCTGACAAGTCACCTTGAGACAAACAGTGACAGTGACGAGGCATCTTTGAAGTCTCTTGATGTTAAAATTCCCCCACCAGAAAGCAGTGAGTCTTTAAACATGCTAGAACCTGAATCTGGTGAAACAAACTCTGCAGCAAGatctctgtcctgctggggtAAGGGGTTTGTTAGTGTGCACAAGGAAATGCAAGTGAATCCTGTCTCAAAGAGGACGTGTCCTGTAACTGTGGTAAAAATGGATTCCTCTGTGCAGGCTGCAccttttaaaactgttttgcagtttttatACACAGGCCAACTGGATGAAAACGAAAAAGACCTCACCAGACTGGCTCAGATTGCTGAAATCCTGGAAGTCTTTGACTTGCGAATGATGGTGGAGAATATTATGAATAAAGAAGCCTTCATGAATCAAGAGATTACTAAAGCATTTCATGTCAGAAAAGCTAATAGGATAAAAGAGTGCCTTTGCAAAGGGACATTTTCTG ATGTGACATTTAAATTGGACGATGGAAGCATCAAGGCCCACAAGCCACTGCTGATCTGCAGCTGTGAGTGGATGTCTGCTATGTTTGGAGGATCATTTATTGAAAGCTCCAACAGTGAG GTAGCTCTGCCCAACATAAACAAGACCTCCATGCAAGCAGTTTTAGATTACTTGTATACCAAGCAACTGTCCTCCAGTCAGGAACTGGACACCCTTGAGTTAATTGCATTGGCAAATAGGTTTTGCCTTCCTCACCTGATTGCTCTAGCAG AGCAGCATGCAGTGCAGGAGCTGACAAAGGCCTCCATGAGCGGCGTTGCAATAGATGGAGAAGTCCTCTCCTATTTGGAACTGGCACAG tttcaCAATGCTAACCAGCTGGCAGCTTGGTGCTTGCACTACATCTGCACCAATTACAACAGCGTTTGCTCCAAGTTCCGCAAGGAAATCAAAGCTAAATCTTCAG